The nucleotide sequence TGTACACACGGATCGTGTTGGCATTCATCTCAGAAATATAGCCAAACCAGCGATAGTATTCTTCATATGAAATCGCAAGTTCACCTGGAAATGCACCTGGCTTACCCGCTCCGATATTTACACCTTTAACAAACGTTTTTTCCCAATTACTATTTCTATAGATATAAAACGACTGTTGATCAGTTTTACTCATATATTGAACGCCTTGATCTTCCGCGAACTGGAACGATAAGGGTGTCGACTCTGTTGATTTCTTGTTTGAATCTAACGACATATATCCGAAAACACCTATACCAACGGCGACAATCACAATAATTGTACTCAGTGCGAACTTCCTAGTCATGATCTAACCACAGCTCCAAATTAGAATCTCTATTATTTATAATAAAAACCACAATTAAAACATTATACCTAAAAAAACCGAACAAAAACAAAAACTTCCGATTTTTGTCGGAAGTTACTTTTTACCTATCTCACTTCATCGCTACCCAGCTATCATAGTAATGAATAGCGATCCCCTGGAATGCTGAATCATTTTTATATGCTTGATACACGATTTCGAGCTGCTCATCCATATATTCCTTCGTCTCTTCATAGAAGGTTACAAAGTTATTGCGAGCGGATAAACGACCCGTTTCAACCGCAATGGTGCCACGCACTTTATACTTCTGAAACAGCTTCATCTCCGCTGCCGAGATGCTCAATATCTCTTTCGCCGTATCTCTATATGCCATGATTGTAATATTGCTCACTTGCTTGCAGAGCCACTCGGCCATATTTCCCGATCCGTATTGATTTTGATAGTTGACCCCATAAAACCAGAAAGGAATATCAATACCAAAGTTTAACCGAAGCTTGTCCGCTTGATTACGGAATCTAATTATCATCGTCTGATAGGCTTCGAGATATTGAGCGCTATTACTGTCATAATGCTCATGCTCATACGGCTCAACATCTAGATGAATGCCGGTAAACTTCTCTTGCTTGGCAGCAGTCGCTTGGTACTTGATCAACCAGTCTAGGAAAACCTGTTGAAGCTTTGCACCATTCTCAGCAACCCACTGCGGCGCACCATCCAACGCCTCGACTTTAATTTCTTTCAATGAAGCCTTGCGAATAAATTGGCGATAATACTCAACATCAACCGTGTCATCGATTTGCAGTAGCAATACGTTGACATTACGAGATACAAGCTCTGCAATCACCTTGTCTGAATCTTTAATAATCTTATGTGCATCCCATAACCAAGTTGTAAGCTGTGTACGACTCGCGTAGGTCACTTTCGACTTAGCTGCTACGGTGACCGGGGCAACTCCGCAAAATAATAATAGAGCACTAAGCATTAACATCATCGTTCTCATACTCGCATCATCTCTCTTCGTTCGGTAACTGGCTGCCATAGGTTTTCACACCCTTAGGCCCTGTAGTTTTGCGTCGCTGCCTTATCAGCAGGTTTGCTATTATCGTGAAGCTATATTCGGATTATAACAAACTCCCATCAATGAAACAACGCAACTGTCAACAACCACTCCGAATCTAAATCCGCTTACTATGGTATACTTTATAGTACTAAAATTTAATAAACGATTGATATTTCAAGGAAGTGGAACTAATGTTTAGGAAACAATTCATGAAGCGAATGATCCCTCTGTTCGTCCTCATACTGTTAGTGCTAACCTTCGGGTCGACAGCATTCTTTCATCCGATTATTGCCTCTGCGGCGTCAGATGAACCTATACCTGCAAAGCATAAGTTAATTATGGGTACTTCACCCGACTACCCTCCATACGAAAGTATCGATGCGAAAAGCAACGGCGAGATTGTCGGTATGGATATCGACATTGCGAAAGCGATCACAAGCAAGCTTGGGTATGAGCTCGAGATTGCTAGTATGGACTTTAACGGGCTGATCGCTGCGCTACAGACTCATCGTGTCGATTTTGTCATGTCAGGAATGTCTGTAACCGAGGAACGCAAGCTAAGCGTTGCATTCTCCGATTCATACTATACTGCTCGCAATACGATCGTCTCCAGAGCGGATGACAACTTTGAAACGGTTGAGCAGCTTTCCGGTAAGCTTGTAGGCGCACAGCTAGGATCGACACAGGATCTATTCGCTGAGACGATCGAAGGCGCTTCGCTGAAGAAGCTTAATAAGATCGCAGACCTCATTCAGGAATTGAATTCTGACAGAATCGATGCAGCCATCGTGGAAGATGCCGTCGCAATTGAGATGGTGCTTGCCAATCCGAAGCTCGTCATGAACTTCCTCCCAGTAGCTGAGGAAGAGAACGGTTATTCCATCGCCTTTCCACAACAGTCCCAGCTCGTCGAAAGCTTCAACAACGCGCTACAGCAGATGCGCGAAAGTGGCGAACTTGGTCAAATTATTGACCATTGGTTTCAAGAGAAAGATACGGAGTCGAAGAGCTCCGGTTCACTCAAAATTGACTTTAGTGTACTGAACGGCTATGTCCCCTATATCCTAAAGGGTGTATATGTCACACTGCTGTTCACGCTCGTATCCGCCTTATTAGGCTTAATCTGGGGAACGATTCTTTCCCTCTTTAAAATATCTACAATTAAACCACTACAATGGTTTGCGACTGCTTATACTTCCGTCTTTCGCGGGACCCCATTACTCGTTCAGCTTACAATTATCTATTACGCGACACCACAGCTTTTCAACATTGATATCCCTGCTTTACTTGCAGCCGGGCTTGCATTCGGGCTTAATTCAGCAGCGTATCTATCTGAGACGATTCGCGGGGGAATCATGGCTGTCGACAAGGGACAACGCGAGGCTGCAATTTCGCTTGGTGTTCCCTACCGTAAAATGATGGTACGCATCATATTCCCTCAGGCTTTACGCCACATCTTACCAGCAATCGTGAACGAAGTCGTCGCGCTACTGAAGGAATCTTCACTCGTATCCGTCATTGGGGTAACGGAGCTGATGCGTCGCGCAGATGTCGTTAGAGCAAGCACATTCCGCGCTTTCGAAGCGTTATTGCTCGTTGCTGCTATCTACTACGTGCTTGTCCTTATCCTTACATCTCTTGCTAGCATGCTCGAAAGGA is from Candidatus Cohnella colombiensis and encodes:
- a CDS encoding ABC transporter substrate-binding protein/permease yields the protein MFRKQFMKRMIPLFVLILLVLTFGSTAFFHPIIASAASDEPIPAKHKLIMGTSPDYPPYESIDAKSNGEIVGMDIDIAKAITSKLGYELEIASMDFNGLIAALQTHRVDFVMSGMSVTEERKLSVAFSDSYYTARNTIVSRADDNFETVEQLSGKLVGAQLGSTQDLFAETIEGASLKKLNKIADLIQELNSDRIDAAIVEDAVAIEMVLANPKLVMNFLPVAEEENGYSIAFPQQSQLVESFNNALQQMRESGELGQIIDHWFQEKDTESKSSGSLKIDFSVLNGYVPYILKGVYVTLLFTLVSALLGLIWGTILSLFKISTIKPLQWFATAYTSVFRGTPLLVQLTIIYYATPQLFNIDIPALLAAGLAFGLNSAAYLSETIRGGIMAVDKGQREAAISLGVPYRKMMVRIIFPQALRHILPAIVNEVVALLKESSLVSVIGVTELMRRADVVRASTFRAFEALLLVAAIYYVLVLILTSLASMLERRLRRSD
- a CDS encoding amidase, which translates into the protein MAASYRTKRDDASMRTMMLMLSALLLFCGVAPVTVAAKSKVTYASRTQLTTWLWDAHKIIKDSDKVIAELVSRNVNVLLLQIDDTVDVEYYRQFIRKASLKEIKVEALDGAPQWVAENGAKLQQVFLDWLIKYQATAAKQEKFTGIHLDVEPYEHEHYDSNSAQYLEAYQTMIIRFRNQADKLRLNFGIDIPFWFYGVNYQNQYGSGNMAEWLCKQVSNITIMAYRDTAKEILSISAAEMKLFQKYKVRGTIAVETGRLSARNNFVTFYEETKEYMDEQLEIVYQAYKNDSAFQGIAIHYYDSWVAMK